Genomic window (Streptomyces sp. RerS4):
CGCGTTGCCGGCCTGGATCCGCCGCATCGCAGCGCCCATCACCCTGGTCACTTCTCACCTGCCTTTGAGACCTGAAGCCTGAAGACTTCATACCTAAACTTCAAGCCTTAACAGTACACACTGAAGGAGTTAGATGCCAACGGGTTCGTGCGATACTTCGACGCATGGGTGACACCCCCGACGGCGCCACGCCCGTCCACGAGCCGAGCCTCGACGAGCAGATCGCCGTCTATCAGCGCGAATTCCAGGACCTCGACCCCCAGGTCGAGAAGGTCGTCTCGGCCCTCAGTCGCCTGAACCGCCGCATGAACGTCGCGTACGGCCGCCAGACGGCCGCCCTGGGCATCAGCAACGCGGAGTGGGAGGTCCTCAAGGCCCTCGTCATCTCCGGAGCGCCATACCGGATGGGCCCGAGCGAGCTCGCGAAGCAGCTCGGCCTCACGCCGGCCGCGATGACCCACCGGATCGACCGCATGACGGCGGAGGGTCTGGTCACCCGGGAGCGCGACGAGTCCAACCGGGTCCGCGTGATCGTGGAGCTGACGGACGAGGGCCGCAGCAAGTGGCTGGACGCGATGCGCGCGGCCACGGTCTTCGAGGAGGACCTCCTCCAGGACCTCTCCACCGCCGAGCGCGGCGTCCTGGGAGACATGCTCACCCGGCTCCTGGGCCGCGTCGAGGACCTCCAGTCCCCGTCCTGACCTCCCGAGTTGACACGGGCTTCACCGGTCCGTAAGGTTCTTCGAGTTGTCCCAGAGCCGAAAGGTTCCGGCGTCAACGAATCCGCCGCCTCGTAGCGGCAACCCACTCAGCACGATCTCCCACCGGGAACGCATTCGGCATGTCCGAATTCATTTCCGAAGGCCCGATTATCGGTTGCCGGGAAAATCCGCTAGAGTTCAGGAGTCGGAAGGGCCCAACAGCCCGAAAGACAAACCCCGCTGACTGGGGGTCAGGCCCGAAAGAGTCTGATAGAGTCGGAAACGCAAGAACACAGAACGAAAGCCCGGAGGAAAGCCCGCGAGGGTGAGTACAAAGGAAGCGTCCGTTCCTTGAGAACTCAACAGCGTGCCAAAAATCAACGCCAGAAGTTGATACCCCGTCCACTTCGGTGGATGAGGTTCCTTTGAAAAAGACCTGCGAGGCCTTCGGGCACTGGCAGGCAACCAAACACAGCGAGGACGCAGTGGTCAGTCGGTCTTATTCCGACCATGACTGGCCCGCTCAACGTGTGTGTGCACCGGATTACCGGTAAACATTCATGGAGAGTTTGATCCTGGCTCAGGACGAACGCTGGCGGCGTGCTTAACACATGCAAGTCGAACGATGAAGCCCTTCGGGGTGGATTAGTGGCGAACGGGTGAGTAACACGTGGGCAATCTGCCCTTCACTCTGGGACAAGCCCTGGAAACGGGGTCTAATACCGGATACGACTGCGGGAGGCATCTCCTGTGGTGGAAAGCTCCGGCGGTGAAGGATGAGCCCGCGGCCTATCAGCTTGTTGGTGGGGTAATGGCCTACCAAGGCGACGACGGGTAGCCGGCCTGAGAGGGCGACCGGCCACACTGGGACTGAGACACGGCCCAGACTCCTACGGGAGGCAGCAGTGGGGAATATTGCACAATGGGCGAAAGCCTGATGCAGCGACGCCGCGTGAGGGATGACGGCCTTCGGGTTGTAAACCTCTTTCAGCAGGGAAGAAGCGAAAGTGACGGTACCTGCAGAAGAAGCGCCGGCTAACTACGTGCCAGCAGCCGCGG
Coding sequences:
- a CDS encoding MarR family transcriptional regulator encodes the protein MGDTPDGATPVHEPSLDEQIAVYQREFQDLDPQVEKVVSALSRLNRRMNVAYGRQTAALGISNAEWEVLKALVISGAPYRMGPSELAKQLGLTPAAMTHRIDRMTAEGLVTRERDESNRVRVIVELTDEGRSKWLDAMRAATVFEEDLLQDLSTAERGVLGDMLTRLLGRVEDLQSPS